The Cyanobium sp. ATX 6F1 genome includes a region encoding these proteins:
- a CDS encoding thermonuclease family protein, which produces MISWLLIGAAAFIAGWGNVFFVGTAQANQQASATVLSIGDGDTIRLQHGQQRITVRLACIDAPEMAQAPYGAEARSYLQSHLRLGSSVTLRPQTVDRYGRTVAEVIGGVNINLALVEDGMAFAYRKYLGQCDAKEYLDAEFRASRSRYGVWQVPGGITRPWDFRCRRSPPPRSGGNS; this is translated from the coding sequence TTGATCAGTTGGCTGCTGATCGGTGCCGCTGCGTTCATCGCTGGGTGGGGCAACGTTTTCTTTGTAGGCACGGCGCAGGCCAACCAACAGGCTTCCGCCACGGTGCTCTCGATCGGCGACGGCGACACCATCCGCTTGCAACACGGCCAACAGCGGATCACGGTGCGGCTGGCCTGCATTGATGCGCCCGAGATGGCCCAGGCCCCCTATGGCGCCGAGGCCCGCAGCTACCTGCAAAGCCACCTGCGGCTGGGCTCCAGCGTGACCCTCAGGCCGCAGACAGTGGATCGCTACGGCCGCACCGTGGCCGAGGTGATCGGTGGCGTGAATATCAACCTGGCCCTGGTGGAAGACGGCATGGCCTTCGCCTACCGGAAGTACCTGGGCCAGTGCGACGCCAAGGAGTATCTCGATGCTGAATTCAGGGCCTCCCGCAGCCGCTACGGCGTGTGGCAGGTGCCCGGCGGTATCACCCGCCCCTGGGACTTTCGATGCCGCAGATCACCCCCCCCCCGATCGGGCGGCAACTCCTGA
- a CDS encoding DUF86 domain-containing protein, whose product MIEPRDRDALGDILTAIRRVQGFTIPDRETFLASDVLQDAVVRNLEIIGEATKRLSDSCRQQHPQIPWREMAGMRDVLIHAYDRVDLEEVWITLSEQLPALLEQIEPVLGL is encoded by the coding sequence GTGATCGAGCCAAGGGACCGTGATGCCCTGGGCGACATCCTGACCGCGATCAGGCGGGTTCAAGGCTTCACCATCCCCGATCGCGAGACGTTCCTGGCCAGCGACGTTCTACAGGACGCGGTGGTGCGCAATCTTGAGATCATCGGAGAAGCCACAAAGCGTCTGAGCGACTCGTGCCGCCAGCAACATCCGCAGATTCCCTGGCGGGAGATGGCCGGAATGCGGGACGTACTCATCCATGCCTATGACCGCGTGGACCTCGAAGAGGTGTGGATCACGTTGAGCGAGCAATTGCCAGCGCTGCTGGAGCAGATCGAGCCTGTGCTCGGCCTTTGA
- a CDS encoding nucleotidyltransferase family protein, producing MRLDDLLAQAPRIREIATAHGATNLAAFGSVVRDQAGADSDLDLLVDLPARTGLLERIALKLALEDTLHCRVDLIRRRNLKPAALASAERDAIPL from the coding sequence ATGCGCCTCGACGACCTGCTGGCTCAGGCTCCAAGGATCAGGGAGATCGCAACTGCCCACGGCGCCACCAATCTGGCGGCGTTTGGCTCGGTGGTCCGTGATCAGGCTGGAGCCGACAGTGACCTGGATCTCCTGGTGGATCTGCCTGCACGCACGGGTCTGCTGGAACGCATCGCCCTGAAGCTGGCTTTGGAAGACACGTTGCATTGCCGCGTGGATCTGATTCGCCGACGCAATCTCAAGCCAGCCGCACTGGCTTCTGCCGAGCGGGACGCCATTCCCCTGTGA